One Candidatus Binatia bacterium genomic region harbors:
- a CDS encoding TonB-dependent receptor, producing the protein MNWQRWLTGILFLLAGPSMAYAATVAQEEAPTSTGETPPASIESLVVTGTRSPRPLQKNAASISIVGPDALTLARPGVSLGESLARVPGLLVQESGNFAQDARIQIRGFGTRAAFGIREIKVLVDGLPATLADGQTQIDDLDLAMTDRVEVLRGASASLYGNAAGGVVQIFTREPPENPGVTARVLGGSFGLLRASAQADTRWESGGGYLGATWMQQDGYRDHARTRSANLSGKAKWDLSDTIDLTLLLQAVDAPQAQDPGGLTIEEVEEDRRSARERNVLLRAGEEVQQVRLGLVGSYQDGPHSVDGNISLLYRSFFARLPILPQFGDGVVGFDRISPSGGLQYQWNGPLWGWTQRITTGLEVQHQNDDRRRWANEEGNQGALGLHQVEEVTGIGVFLREDFEILPEVELTGGIRYDAFFYAVDVRFPADSGDSGNRTMDRWSPSAGILWTPDSDLSVFASFSTAFQVPTTTELVNPNRPGFNDEIKPQTAQSWEVGSRYEHESLTLGLAFFLIDLQDELIPYETLSGRVAFRNAGRSQRRGVELEGSGKLPMGFGWTLAAAALDAKYISYTTDNGQFDGNAEPGIPPWQAFGELSWRGDSGLYLAAEVQGVGAIPVDDANLAKSPAYVTLGLRMAWTGMIGKHWQVQPFAGVRNLNGATYDGTLRINARGGRFYEPAARLNWYAGFEASWTS; encoded by the coding sequence ATGAACTGGCAACGATGGCTTACGGGAATTCTGTTTTTACTTGCAGGCCCGAGCATGGCATATGCGGCAACTGTTGCCCAAGAGGAAGCGCCAACAAGCACCGGCGAGACCCCTCCGGCCTCCATTGAATCCTTGGTCGTGACGGGCACTCGATCACCGCGGCCACTCCAGAAGAACGCCGCGAGTATCAGTATCGTCGGGCCCGACGCACTGACTCTGGCTCGCCCGGGCGTCTCCCTCGGGGAATCCCTGGCCCGCGTGCCCGGCCTTCTCGTGCAGGAAAGCGGAAACTTTGCGCAGGATGCACGAATCCAGATTCGTGGCTTTGGAACGCGAGCGGCATTCGGAATTCGAGAGATCAAAGTTCTTGTTGACGGACTGCCCGCTACTCTCGCCGACGGCCAAACCCAGATCGACGACCTCGATCTCGCGATGACCGACCGGGTCGAAGTCCTGCGCGGCGCATCCGCTTCCCTTTACGGGAATGCGGCAGGAGGGGTCGTACAAATTTTCACGCGCGAACCTCCGGAAAATCCCGGGGTCACGGCCCGGGTTCTCGGCGGATCCTTCGGGCTGCTGCGAGCATCTGCTCAGGCTGATACTCGTTGGGAGTCCGGCGGCGGTTATCTCGGGGCGACCTGGATGCAGCAGGACGGCTATCGCGATCATGCGCGGACCAGAAGTGCCAACCTGAGCGGCAAGGCGAAATGGGATTTATCCGACACGATTGATCTGACGTTGCTCCTTCAGGCGGTGGATGCGCCGCAGGCGCAGGACCCCGGTGGATTGACGATCGAGGAGGTCGAGGAGGATCGGCGCAGCGCTCGAGAGCGAAATGTTCTGTTGCGGGCAGGCGAAGAGGTCCAGCAAGTCCGGCTGGGTCTGGTCGGTTCGTATCAGGACGGCCCACATAGCGTCGATGGCAATATCAGCCTGCTCTACCGCAGCTTTTTTGCTCGCCTGCCCATCCTTCCCCAATTCGGTGACGGGGTCGTCGGATTCGATCGCATCTCCCCGTCCGGTGGGCTCCAGTACCAATGGAACGGTCCGCTATGGGGGTGGACACAACGCATCACCACCGGTCTCGAGGTGCAACACCAGAACGACGATCGCCGGCGCTGGGCCAACGAGGAGGGGAATCAGGGTGCGCTCGGACTCCATCAAGTCGAGGAGGTTACCGGCATCGGCGTTTTCCTTCGAGAGGACTTTGAAATTCTTCCCGAGGTCGAGCTCACAGGCGGCATTCGCTACGACGCCTTTTTCTATGCGGTCGACGTCCGCTTCCCTGCCGACAGCGGAGACTCGGGCAATCGAACCATGGACCGTTGGAGCCCCTCGGCCGGAATCCTCTGGACGCCGGACAGCGATCTCTCCGTCTTCGCCTCGTTCAGCACCGCTTTTCAGGTCCCAACCACGACAGAATTGGTGAACCCCAATAGGCCGGGCTTCAACGACGAAATCAAACCCCAAACCGCCCAAAGCTGGGAGGTAGGCTCCCGATATGAACACGAATCCCTGACTCTGGGTCTCGCTTTTTTCCTGATCGACCTGCAGGACGAACTGATTCCCTATGAAACCCTGTCGGGAAGAGTGGCGTTTCGAAATGCCGGTCGATCGCAACGCCGGGGAGTCGAACTCGAAGGAAGCGGCAAGCTGCCGATGGGCTTTGGATGGACTCTGGCCGCCGCCGCCCTCGATGCAAAATATATCTCGTATACGACGGATAATGGACAATTCGACGGGAACGCCGAGCCCGGAATCCCGCCCTGGCAGGCGTTCGGGGAACTTTCCTGGCGCGGCGATTCCGGCTTGTATCTGGCCGCCGAGGTCCAGGGGGTGGGAGCCATCCCCGTGGATGACGCAAATCTGGCCAAAAGCCCGGCATACGTCACGCTCGGCCTCCGCATGGCCTGGACAGGGATGATCGGCAAACATTGGCAAGTCCAGCCGTTCGCAGGCGTCCGGAATCTCAATGGTGCAACCTATGATGGAACCCTGCGGATCAACGCCCGCGGAGGACGCTTCTATGAACCGGCCGCGCGCCTGAACTGGTATGCGGGTTTCGAGGCCAGCTGGACCTCCTGA
- a CDS encoding serine hydrolase encodes MLPRSIDARKTLLKQVWTVGQLAGILMLLAGCGGSRSSPSAPTFDFAVTDAVVEDFLAEAPGLDGASLIIVHREWGVLHHRAFGSFDQDRISLVASSSKVITAGILNRLADDGLLDLQQPLEDFLGWESTFSGVTTADLISNSSGLVGLLPNLTFEPYMCQWRATGTLLDCGKSIFTATEAAPEVIPRQTAFRYGGGQWQVAGAVAEAVSGKSWERLFEEIYEVPCGLTASGFSNPFDGDPLSNLLSYPAQFDGDPGNLPQTRNPSMEAGLYTTSGDYGKLLLMQLRGGRCGENFVMSANAVEQMQANQIDLAWGGKTESLWAGYGYGWWVDTERDGWLTDPGAFGAVPWLDLPRGYGAMIIVEANIGLGSALGDAVLPSIEAAIDNPS; translated from the coding sequence ATGCTCCCCCGATCTATCGACGCAAGGAAAACTCTCCTGAAGCAAGTTTGGACGGTTGGCCAACTTGCCGGCATACTCATGTTGCTTGCAGGCTGCGGTGGCAGTCGTTCATCTCCCTCCGCACCGACGTTTGATTTTGCAGTCACGGATGCCGTTGTGGAGGATTTTCTTGCGGAAGCTCCAGGCCTCGATGGCGCGAGCCTGATTATCGTCCATCGCGAATGGGGGGTTCTCCACCACCGGGCTTTCGGATCCTTCGATCAGGATCGGATTTCGCTGGTAGCCTCGTCCTCGAAGGTCATCACGGCAGGCATTCTGAACCGATTGGCGGATGACGGGCTGCTGGACCTGCAGCAACCACTGGAGGATTTTCTGGGTTGGGAGAGTACCTTCTCCGGTGTCACGACAGCTGATCTGATTTCCAATAGCTCGGGGCTGGTCGGCCTCCTGCCCAATCTCACCTTCGAGCCCTATATGTGCCAGTGGCGCGCGACCGGGACTTTGCTGGATTGCGGAAAGTCGATTTTCACCGCAACGGAGGCGGCACCGGAAGTGATTCCACGGCAGACGGCATTTCGGTATGGCGGGGGGCAATGGCAGGTTGCTGGTGCGGTGGCGGAAGCGGTCAGCGGGAAGAGTTGGGAGCGACTTTTCGAGGAGATCTACGAGGTGCCCTGTGGCCTGACAGCATCCGGGTTCAGCAACCCGTTTGATGGGGACCCACTGTCGAATCTGCTGAGTTATCCCGCGCAGTTCGATGGAGATCCGGGCAATTTGCCGCAGACTCGAAACCCCAGCATGGAAGCGGGCCTCTACACCACCTCCGGCGACTACGGAAAGCTGCTTTTGATGCAGCTTCGAGGGGGGCGCTGCGGGGAAAATTTCGTGATGTCGGCAAATGCCGTCGAGCAGATGCAGGCGAACCAAATCGATCTGGCGTGGGGCGGAAAGACGGAGTCTCTCTGGGCGGGCTATGGATACGGCTGGTGGGTGGATACGGAGCGCGATGGTTGGTTGACCGACCCGGGTGCCTTTGGTGCCGTACCCTGGCTGGACCTGCCCCGCGGCTATGGGGCGATGATCATCGTCGAGGCCAATATCGGTCTGGGCTCTGCCCTCGGCGACGCGGTATTACCCTCGATCGAAGCCGCGATTGACAACCCGAGTTGA
- a CDS encoding DUF2855 family protein: MQNSDGVDFLVQKQDWSKFEITTSPRPTLEEGEILFSVDRFALTANNISYALSGDMLGYWKFFPAPDGMGRIPVMGYGDVIESRHPEIETGTRCFGFFPMSRYLRIEPGRVSATQIMDGAAHRSELAAAYNQYSPVLFDGLYDPAHEDAMALLRGLFLTSFLADDALGETHYAGAKSVLISSASSKTSIALAHCVSQRDAVETIGLTSARNRAFVESLGCYDQVLTYDEIESLDASRPVGFVDMAGNGNVTRTIHTHWGDALKFSMAIGATHWEAGGASGALPGPAPEFFFAPSQIAKRSAEWGPGEFQKRLGDAWREFRSFSESWLQVRLHSGPGSLPDVYREVLEGRSDPASGHIVTLRED, translated from the coding sequence ATGCAAAACAGCGACGGAGTCGACTTTCTGGTTCAAAAACAGGACTGGTCAAAATTCGAGATAACCACCAGCCCCCGCCCCACTCTCGAGGAGGGCGAGATCCTCTTTTCGGTGGATCGCTTCGCGCTGACCGCCAACAATATTTCCTATGCTCTATCCGGCGATATGCTCGGCTATTGGAAGTTCTTTCCCGCCCCCGATGGCATGGGGCGCATTCCCGTCATGGGCTATGGCGATGTCATCGAGTCCAGGCACCCCGAAATCGAAACGGGAACCCGTTGCTTCGGGTTCTTTCCGATGTCGAGGTACCTCCGCATCGAACCGGGTCGGGTATCGGCGACCCAGATCATGGACGGTGCGGCTCACAGATCCGAACTCGCAGCCGCCTACAACCAATACAGCCCGGTCCTGTTCGATGGTCTCTACGACCCCGCCCACGAGGATGCGATGGCACTGCTGCGGGGTCTTTTCCTGACCTCGTTTCTTGCCGACGATGCGCTGGGCGAGACCCACTATGCCGGCGCGAAATCGGTTCTGATCTCCAGTGCCTCGAGCAAAACCTCAATTGCCCTTGCGCACTGCGTCTCTCAGAGAGATGCGGTCGAAACCATCGGACTGACCTCCGCGCGCAACCGCGCATTTGTCGAAAGCCTCGGATGCTACGATCAGGTTCTGACGTACGATGAAATCGAATCGCTGGACGCGTCCAGGCCCGTGGGGTTCGTCGATATGGCCGGTAACGGAAATGTGACCCGCACAATTCACACGCACTGGGGGGATGCTCTGAAGTTCTCGATGGCAATCGGCGCCACCCATTGGGAGGCCGGCGGAGCGAGCGGCGCACTACCCGGGCCCGCTCCCGAGTTTTTCTTCGCCCCGTCCCAGATCGCGAAACGGTCAGCCGAATGGGGGCCCGGCGAATTTCAGAAACGTCTCGGGGACGCGTGGCGTGAATTTCGAAGTTTCAGCGAGTCGTGGCTGCAGGTTCGCCTGCACAGTGGTCCGGGCTCTTTGCCCGACGTCTATCGAGAAGTGCTGGAGGGTCGCAGCGATCCGGCCTCCGGACATATCGTCACCCTCCGGGAGGACTGA
- a CDS encoding class I adenylate-forming enzyme family protein, with amino-acid sequence MALSYEAVLAKLTGPGAPFELAEHDFAGQTLRCFKNRERSMREKIANAAAHGEKPALVQGSRRISYAEFARLIWGFGSALKADHDFQPGDRLAILAYNCPEWPVAAFGATSIGGVGVALNGWWQTEELEYALEDSGSRYLVVDERLYPRVASLLSSLPQLEKVFYIGEKPPAGTVSIDDLLVPTAAIPTDPIAETDPFMILYTSGTTGRSKGCITTHTGTIQQVSEILFATVAAAQLKDAPVQPPSANPPSALVSSPLFHVGGFHSGMCTQLTVGSKIVFLEGKFDPEKVMQVIQDEKIVAWPAIPTMLHRVVHHERIGDYDLSSLRTVSFGGAPTAPETIDKAREVMPIKPSMTNAYGLTETHGVATVNAGGDLLGRKTAAGRVAPILDCRILDEAGEVLPAGELGEITFRGPTVTPGYWNRPEATAEAVRDGWLHTGDLGYLDEEGFLFIVDRAKDMILRGGENVYCAEIENILAEHPAVDEAAVIGRKDPELGERVMAILRPTMGMSPQVDEIQAHVARHLAGFKVPEFIVFVTEPLPRNPSGKLLKNELREQYAAE; translated from the coding sequence ATGGCTCTTAGCTACGAGGCAGTTCTTGCCAAACTGACCGGCCCCGGTGCCCCCTTTGAATTGGCGGAGCATGACTTCGCTGGACAAACCTTGCGCTGCTTCAAAAACCGCGAGCGTTCGATGCGAGAGAAAATCGCGAACGCGGCAGCCCACGGGGAGAAGCCAGCCCTGGTTCAGGGAAGTCGGCGGATCAGTTACGCCGAATTCGCCCGGCTGATTTGGGGTTTCGGAAGTGCCTTGAAAGCCGACCATGATTTTCAGCCAGGCGATCGTCTCGCGATTCTGGCCTATAATTGCCCGGAATGGCCGGTAGCTGCATTCGGGGCCACGTCCATAGGTGGTGTTGGCGTGGCTCTCAACGGGTGGTGGCAGACCGAGGAGCTCGAGTACGCGCTGGAAGACTCCGGATCGCGTTATCTGGTGGTCGACGAGAGACTCTACCCGCGGGTGGCCAGCTTGCTCTCGAGCCTGCCGCAGCTCGAAAAGGTTTTCTATATCGGCGAGAAGCCGCCCGCCGGGACAGTTTCGATCGACGACTTGCTGGTGCCGACGGCCGCGATTCCCACAGATCCTATCGCGGAAACCGACCCGTTCATGATCCTCTATACGTCGGGGACGACAGGTCGCTCGAAGGGATGTATCACGACCCATACGGGCACGATCCAACAGGTCTCGGAGATTCTCTTCGCCACGGTGGCAGCGGCGCAACTTAAAGATGCCCCCGTGCAGCCCCCCAGTGCCAATCCTCCCTCGGCTCTGGTGTCCTCGCCGCTGTTTCATGTCGGCGGGTTTCATTCGGGCATGTGCACCCAGCTCACCGTTGGGTCAAAAATCGTTTTTCTGGAGGGAAAGTTTGACCCCGAGAAAGTGATGCAGGTCATTCAGGACGAAAAAATTGTCGCATGGCCTGCAATCCCGACCATGTTGCACCGGGTCGTCCATCACGAACGGATCGGGGACTACGATTTGAGCAGCTTGCGAACGGTCTCTTTCGGTGGCGCGCCAACCGCGCCCGAAACCATCGACAAGGCGCGTGAAGTCATGCCGATCAAGCCTTCGATGACCAATGCCTATGGGCTGACCGAAACCCACGGGGTCGCCACCGTGAATGCCGGCGGCGACCTTCTTGGCCGCAAGACTGCAGCGGGGCGCGTCGCGCCGATTCTTGACTGTCGGATTCTGGACGAAGCGGGCGAGGTCTTGCCCGCCGGGGAGTTGGGGGAGATTACCTTCCGAGGGCCGACCGTTACTCCGGGATATTGGAACCGACCAGAGGCCACGGCCGAGGCGGTGCGTGATGGTTGGCTCCATACCGGAGACCTCGGTTATCTCGACGAAGAGGGGTTTCTGTTCATTGTCGATCGAGCCAAGGACATGATTCTTCGCGGTGGTGAGAATGTTTATTGCGCCGAGATTGAAAATATTCTCGCGGAGCATCCGGCTGTTGATGAAGCGGCGGTGATTGGTCGCAAGGATCCGGAGTTGGGGGAGCGCGTCATGGCGATCCTCAGACCCACCATGGGAATGTCTCCGCAAGTCGACGAAATTCAGGCGCATGTCGCGCGACATCTCGCCGGCTTCAAGGTGCCGGAATTTATTGTCTTCGTGACAGAGCCCTTGCCCAGAAATCCTTCGGGCAAGTTACTGAAAAATGAATTGCGAGAGCAATATGCTGCGGAATGA
- a CDS encoding VOC family protein: MSLWVDHFGIALRSLDAGEDFFSRYLPLQPIGGVTPGASGDARSRFYQLGHVRLALFESARPDSFIENFLNKRGEGIHHLSFRCADLDLLESNLRAGGLAPTEGPFLAEQGRTLVLPPSDLFGMFFLIVETPEDPPPIADPRDRIVQLPGGGAMLFDHMAAAVPDLDVAKRVLTDNFPITKDGGRHRGYAGDFDLSQFELAGFRFELVADASGSSFVKSFLHKRGPGFHHLSIDVEELDPILEKMRSDGLRIVDESDLGNGYKTAFISPRSAHGVLVQFWQVPELAGEALAVR; the protein is encoded by the coding sequence GTGTCGTTGTGGGTAGATCATTTCGGGATCGCGCTGCGATCCCTGGACGCGGGTGAAGATTTCTTCTCGCGCTATCTGCCCCTCCAACCGATTGGCGGTGTGACGCCGGGGGCATCGGGGGATGCTCGTTCCCGATTCTACCAACTTGGTCATGTCAGGCTCGCCTTGTTCGAGAGCGCTCGTCCCGACAGTTTTATCGAGAACTTTCTGAACAAACGTGGCGAGGGCATTCATCATCTATCCTTCCGTTGTGCGGATCTGGATCTCCTCGAGTCGAACCTTCGTGCAGGCGGACTAGCGCCGACCGAGGGTCCCTTCCTCGCAGAGCAGGGGCGGACGCTGGTACTCCCGCCAAGCGACCTGTTCGGCATGTTCTTTCTGATCGTCGAGACCCCGGAGGATCCGCCGCCGATTGCCGATCCCCGAGATCGTATTGTCCAACTGCCGGGTGGGGGCGCCATGCTCTTCGATCATATGGCGGCGGCTGTGCCCGATCTGGATGTGGCAAAGCGCGTTCTGACGGATAATTTCCCGATTACCAAGGATGGTGGTCGGCACCGGGGTTATGCCGGCGACTTCGATCTCAGCCAGTTCGAATTGGCGGGGTTTCGGTTCGAGCTCGTTGCCGATGCGAGCGGATCCAGTTTTGTGAAATCCTTTTTGCATAAACGCGGTCCCGGTTTTCATCATCTCTCAATCGACGTCGAGGAATTGGATCCGATCCTCGAGAAGATGCGATCAGATGGTTTACGGATTGTGGATGAGTCCGATCTCGGGAACGGGTACAAGACGGCCTTCATTTCGCCGCGGTCGGCCCATGGTGTCCTGGTTCAGTTCTGGCAAGTCCCGGAGTTGGCGGGGGAAGCTCTCGCCGTTCGTTAA
- a CDS encoding glycosyltransferase family 4 protein — protein sequence MKISILVPGLSTNGIARAWILAKLLERHYEVETLGFLRPGEEVCPWFADYPWGVVEASNMREGMRKMEARATGDINLAYSVSMTSFGVGLNLRRKRGTPLILDMPEWEVHDHWKRENPLDRALMISKNLIGPGWDNGHSFKYRYVLDHLTRFADEKLVCCRFLEDRYGGVLLPQGPEIEKFDPKAFDKKEIRRKWGIPEDATIVFFGGNPMANKGVDETIGAINALGDRVNAKLVIVGRDDSHPYTKKMIDLSPGNVIALGPQPFDLMPELLSTADLVALPQTRREPKSLGYVPCKVYEAMAMEIPVISSDMCDLPEILSGCGYIVPPDDNAALQSKIEYVLTHPEEARATGRKARQRIIDTYSWDQMDEILHDAVESVIQRKGLRARKAA from the coding sequence ATGAAAATTAGTATTCTCGTACCCGGCCTTTCGACCAATGGGATCGCACGGGCATGGATTCTTGCCAAACTTCTCGAACGACATTACGAGGTCGAAACCCTCGGCTTCCTGCGCCCTGGTGAAGAAGTCTGTCCCTGGTTTGCCGATTACCCCTGGGGTGTCGTCGAGGCTTCGAATATGCGCGAGGGCATGCGAAAAATGGAAGCCCGGGCCACGGGGGATATCAATCTCGCGTACAGTGTCTCGATGACCAGTTTCGGGGTCGGCCTCAATCTGCGTCGCAAGCGAGGCACGCCATTGATTCTCGATATGCCGGAATGGGAAGTGCACGACCATTGGAAACGCGAGAACCCCCTCGATCGCGCTCTGATGATCTCGAAGAATTTGATCGGTCCCGGCTGGGATAATGGCCATAGCTTCAAGTATCGCTACGTGCTCGATCACCTGACGCGTTTCGCGGATGAGAAGCTTGTCTGCTGTCGTTTCCTCGAAGATCGTTACGGGGGCGTTCTGCTTCCCCAGGGGCCCGAGATCGAGAAGTTTGATCCGAAGGCTTTTGATAAAAAAGAGATTCGTCGCAAATGGGGGATTCCCGAAGATGCGACGATCGTCTTTTTTGGTGGAAACCCGATGGCCAACAAGGGTGTGGATGAAACTATCGGCGCCATCAACGCACTCGGGGATCGCGTCAATGCGAAGCTGGTGATCGTCGGGCGGGACGATAGCCACCCCTATACAAAGAAGATGATTGACCTCTCCCCGGGCAACGTGATTGCGCTGGGGCCACAGCCCTTCGATTTGATGCCGGAACTTCTGTCCACGGCAGACCTGGTAGCTCTTCCCCAAACACGACGAGAGCCAAAATCTTTGGGCTATGTGCCGTGCAAGGTCTATGAAGCCATGGCGATGGAGATTCCGGTGATCTCCTCGGATATGTGCGATCTCCCGGAGATTCTGTCCGGTTGCGGCTATATTGTTCCACCGGACGATAACGCAGCCTTGCAGTCCAAGATCGAATACGTGCTCACGCATCCGGAGGAAGCCCGCGCGACCGGACGCAAGGCAAGGCAACGAATTATCGATACCTATAGCTGGGATCAGATGGATGAAATTCTTCATGATGCCGTGGAATCGGTGATTCAGCGCAAGGGTTTACGCGCCCGAAAAGCCGCCTGA
- a CDS encoding class I SAM-dependent methyltransferase — translation MREKLSRADAWWEDPDPASGDRRYRQMYASPTNLAKAAVIEKLLSAYNWRGQRVLEYGCGGGQFTLWMAAQGAEVWAVDRNPHALAILAHAAARENLGERVHLCQGDAESLKIEGRFDFVFAKDLLEHLVEDQAFLERVALQLRPGGHIFLATQNDHSLNYWTEGFFQRHIRGQAEWMGWNREHLRFYNARTLTEKLRRAGFSPERWGASYLVPWRFLTRRLTGKLRPWSGWQWLDRTLGTHGPWSRWGWSILVIGRRSE, via the coding sequence GTGAGGGAGAAGCTTTCTCGGGCAGATGCCTGGTGGGAGGACCCTGATCCGGCTTCGGGGGATCGGCGCTACCGGCAGATGTACGCGAGCCCGACGAACCTAGCCAAAGCTGCTGTCATCGAGAAGCTTTTATCCGCTTATAATTGGCGGGGCCAGCGCGTGCTGGAGTACGGTTGCGGAGGTGGACAGTTTACTCTGTGGATGGCCGCGCAAGGTGCCGAGGTATGGGCGGTCGACCGGAACCCCCACGCCCTGGCGATTCTGGCTCATGCAGCCGCGCGAGAAAATCTTGGCGAGAGGGTGCATCTCTGCCAGGGAGATGCCGAAAGTTTGAAGATCGAGGGCAGGTTTGACTTCGTTTTTGCGAAAGATCTGCTCGAGCATCTCGTCGAAGATCAGGCGTTCCTCGAGCGAGTCGCGTTGCAGCTTCGACCCGGAGGTCATATTTTTCTGGCGACGCAGAATGACCACTCCCTGAATTACTGGACCGAAGGATTTTTCCAGCGTCATATCCGCGGGCAGGCGGAGTGGATGGGCTGGAACCGCGAGCACCTGCGTTTTTATAATGCTCGTACGCTCACGGAAAAACTTCGACGTGCCGGGTTTTCTCCGGAGAGGTGGGGGGCAAGCTACCTCGTGCCCTGGAGATTTCTGACGCGCAGACTCACAGGGAAACTACGCCCTTGGTCTGGCTGGCAGTGGTTGGACCGAACTTTGGGCACGCACGGCCCCTGGAGTCGGTGGGGCTGGTCGATTCTGGTGATCGGCCGTCGATCGGAATGA
- a CDS encoding serine hydrolase, which translates to METVTPEEIGLSADRLARVDQFITDRYLSTDRIAGAQLLVARHGQVGHLSTLGRMAFEAPEALREDSIFRIYSMTKPITTVAAMMLYERGLFQLKDPVHAHIPEFRKLRVYEQGTHPNYLTSRPERPMRIKDLLMHTSGLTYGFVRRSNVDHGYRKLGLGASHGEYDLAGFTRALADLPLEFSPGTAWNYGVSTDVLGYLVEVLSGRPFAEFLQEEIFAPLGMSDTGFFVPESEGSRLPGCYELQADGSTRLTDAAPTTPYMVPPKFTSGGGGLVSTTADYFRFSEMLRQGGALGGVRLLSPKTIDLMTINHLPGDRDLTQYAAGGSFSETPYEGVGFGLGFSINLGGARTSNTGSFGEFAWGGMASTAFWIDPAEELVVIFMTQLIPSGAYNFRAELRSQIYAALID; encoded by the coding sequence ATGGAAACAGTGACACCAGAGGAAATTGGACTCTCGGCCGACCGCCTGGCGCGGGTCGATCAATTTATTACCGATAGGTATCTCTCCACCGATCGGATTGCGGGGGCTCAATTATTGGTCGCACGCCACGGTCAGGTGGGGCATTTATCCACGTTGGGCCGGATGGCTTTTGAGGCACCCGAGGCGCTGCGGGAAGACTCGATCTTCCGCATCTATTCGATGACCAAGCCGATTACGACGGTGGCGGCGATGATGCTCTACGAGCGAGGCCTCTTTCAACTCAAGGACCCGGTCCATGCCCATATCCCGGAGTTCCGGAAGCTGCGCGTGTATGAGCAGGGGACACATCCGAACTATCTGACTTCACGGCCGGAGCGCCCGATGCGCATCAAGGACCTGCTCATGCATACCTCCGGCCTCACCTATGGGTTTGTGCGTCGGTCGAATGTGGATCATGGCTACCGAAAACTCGGATTGGGCGCGTCTCATGGCGAATATGATCTGGCGGGTTTCACTCGGGCGCTGGCCGACCTTCCGCTGGAATTCTCCCCGGGTACGGCATGGAATTATGGTGTATCGACAGACGTTCTCGGCTACCTCGTCGAGGTTCTCTCGGGTCGCCCGTTTGCCGAATTTCTGCAGGAGGAAATTTTCGCTCCTCTGGGCATGAGCGACACCGGATTTTTTGTCCCCGAGAGCGAGGGATCGCGCTTGCCGGGTTGTTATGAGTTGCAGGCCGACGGCAGCACGCGGTTGACCGATGCCGCGCCGACGACGCCCTATATGGTCCCTCCCAAATTCACTTCCGGTGGCGGTGGGTTGGTCTCGACAACCGCAGATTATTTTCGTTTCTCCGAAATGCTCCGCCAGGGCGGGGCTCTGGGTGGGGTTCGGCTGCTTTCGCCCAAGACGATTGACCTCATGACCATCAACCATCTTCCCGGGGACCGAGATCTGACCCAATATGCTGCTGGCGGTTCCTTCTCGGAGACGCCCTATGAGGGGGTCGGTTTTGGTCTCGGGTTTTCGATCAATTTAGGCGGTGCCCGCACCAGTAATACGGGCAGCTTTGGAGAATTCGCCTGGGGTGGCATGGCGAGCACGGCGTTCTGGATCGACCCTGCCGAAGAGCTGGTCGTGATTTTCATGACCCAATTGATCCCGAGCGGCGCCTATAATTTCCGGGCTGAATTGCGCTCGCAGATATACGCCGCTCTCATCGATTGA
- a CDS encoding VTT domain-containing protein: MSLETQSIRFGPILALVGLATSGFLAVLAFQDPEGLTRLSDEYGWRATLILLPLQTLISLSLSPLPSDFVGFALALMHGFWVGTALIWLGWMLAAWIQYSLAKRATADLAVTKFTSRLPQRLQRLDIAHPAFQICVRWFPMGPHIVNTTAGVRGVPPGRFLLFAAIGILPVALIISGLANGLFPR, translated from the coding sequence ATGAGTTTGGAAACGCAATCAATCCGGTTCGGCCCAATTCTGGCACTGGTCGGCCTCGCCACCAGCGGCTTCCTTGCGGTCCTCGCTTTTCAGGACCCCGAAGGGCTGACCCGCTTGTCCGACGAATACGGTTGGCGGGCGACGCTGATTCTCCTTCCCCTGCAAACTCTGATCTCCCTGTCGCTCTCTCCCTTGCCAAGTGACTTCGTCGGGTTCGCCCTCGCCCTGATGCATGGGTTCTGGGTTGGGACGGCCCTGATCTGGTTGGGATGGATGCTGGCTGCCTGGATACAATATAGTCTGGCCAAGCGAGCCACCGCTGATCTCGCTGTCACGAAGTTCACCTCGCGCCTGCCCCAACGACTCCAAAGGTTGGATATCGCTCATCCCGCATTTCAGATCTGCGTGCGCTGGTTTCCGATGGGCCCTCATATTGTGAACACGACCGCCGGCGTTCGCGGCGTCCCCCCGGGACGTTTTCTGCTCTTTGCCGCGATCGGAATCCTGCCTGTAGCCCTCATCATCTCGGGATTGGCCAACGGACTCTTTCCCCGATAA